DNA from Pelodiscus sinensis isolate JC-2024 chromosome 1, ASM4963464v1, whole genome shotgun sequence:
TGAGGAGAGATGCCCTGACCGAACCGGTGTACCAGAGTGGAAAAGAGACCAGGAGGATAAGACACGAGCATGACACAGATGTGGGCGgtgcaggtgttgagggctttctggtgggcttTCCTGGAGGAGATTCTGAGGACAGCCCTGATGATCAGAGTATAGGACAGTACAATGAGCATTAGATCCAACCCCAGGATTACAAATGCTATCACCAAGCCGTAGGTCCTGTTCACTGCGATCTCTGCACACGACATCTTTGCCACAGCCATGTGGTCACAATACGTATGCGGGATAAAGCGGTTGGCACAGAATGGTTGCCtgctcaggagcagggggaggggcaaaatgAAGACAACAGCTCTTGTCACACCTACCAGTCCAAGCTTAGCTATCCGTGGGGTGCTGAGGATGGTGGCGTATCTCAgagggttacagatggccacgtagcgatcgaaAGCCATTATCACGAGGACGGATGAGTGTGTCATAGAACCAGCGTGATGAaaaaacatctgggtgaggcagccacCCACAGTAATGCCTttcaaattgaaccaaaatatgCAGAGGGCCTTCGGCACAACGGAGGTAGATGTGCCAATTTCTATGAGCGCCAGCATACAGAGGAGCAAGTACATGGgcttgtgcagggtctgctctttGCCGACCACAAAGAGAATTGTGCAATTTCCCAGCAGGCCGATAATGTAGCACATAGAGAAAGGGATGGAAATCCAGATGTGAGCAGTTTCCAGGCCGGGGACACCAGTGAGGAAGAATGTTGAAGGATCATATGGGGTGATGTTGAAAATTGCCATTTGGCTGTCAACGTGTTGATCAGATTCAGAAAGGCTCATGATATCTGTGAAGGGGGAGAAGGGCGTTACACATTGAATAACAGACATTAGGGAAATCTTTTCTAGTTATTATCCACCTAGGAagggggtgagcagtgaggtggaaacatttacagatgatacccTATTATTTAGCTCATAGTCAAGTCCAGAGAAGTCTACACAAAGGCTGCATTTACACTACATGGGGGTTTGCgtgaaaatggccgtttttgcgcaaaaacccgcagagcatccacacctcaagcgcattttagCGGAAgttaatttacagtaaatcaaaagaacagagtggtttttgtgatggtacgcaccagcacttttaaaaaaaaaaaactgtagtatagacacaccctcaagGCTTTATTAGACtgcggaactcattgccagaagaGGAGTTTGCAGCCAAGTGAGACTCAACCAGCGTTTGAACGTTTTTATGCATAGTGGGACAACCCAATGAGAATGGTTACTGCCAAATAAATATTTTGCAAAGCCTACCCGCCCACTTGTTTCAGGGCACAAGCCAATCTTTAACTGTTAGGCATTAGGGTCATTCCTCCTATTctcatagggtgcgtctacacagcatggcttaatttgaaataagatacacaaattgagctatgtcagtggcgtagcttactttgaaatagcttatttcaaaattgggagcgtctacaaagcacttactttgaaacagagcactcttcctccgacttccctttgggtatgtctacattgtgcagtgattttgaaataagctatgctggaatagttattccgaaatagcctattttgaagtagcacatctacactgcagggaagcctcaaaattagtccgaggaaggcttccctaatgtagatgtgctatctctaTGTAGAGACCCAGgaagaataagggtatgtctacactacagcgctaattcgaactaacggatctagactaaaaaactagttcgaattagcgttttgctaattcgaactagcatgtccacattaagtggaccctgaaccgtgcttaaggatggccggaagcagtgccggcagggcatcaggttaggacttagagcgtggagatgctgtctcaggctagccgagggctgcgcttaaagggtcccgacccccaccccggacagacagttctcaggggtgccctgcttgcaaagcagtcctggcttggagtgcccggagtacccacactgggcacatcacagcactcggccatctgcccggctgcacttgccgcaggctgccatctggggagagggggcaattggggggctgcaggagagcttccacccccagaagcccggagagccagcccagtcctccccatcaggggctcgtaccccattccgacctcacctccttccacttacccttccctagccccttttcttgatgtacaaaataaaggacaattgtgttcaaaaatggaatctgtctttattgaacaaaactgggggagactgggaaaaggaggtgggagaggggaagagagaggctgggagaggggagggcaactaaaatgatcagggtttgggaacaggtcccatatgaagagaggctaaagagactgggacttttcagcttagaaaacaggagacggaggggggataggatagaggtctctaaaagcaggagttgggtagagagggtgcatacagaaaagttcttcattagttcccataaagaaggactagaggacaccaaaggaaaggaatgggtagcaggcttcaaactagtaatagaaagttcttcttcacaaagcaaagagtcaacctgtggaaccccttgctgcaggaggctgtgaaggctagaactagaacacagtttaaagggaagtgagatcaagtcatggaggctgggtccatggagtggtattagccagggggtaggagtggtgtccctgcccaaggtttgtggaaggctggagagggatggcacgagacaaatggcttggccactgtcttcggtccatgccctccagggtccctagggttggccgctgtcggcagacaggctactgggctagatagacctttggtctgacccaggacggccattgtaagctcagggttgggggtctcagtggaccaccttgattttcatgcaaacctggtcctgggtggccaggctggcagctctcctgacctagccggccactttcctgtgcctagtgcggaggtcgtggacgaggtccacgatgtctgcactagcccaggcgggtgcccaactcctgcggtcctgggcaggctcccgggagccgccagcctggtcccgggaagagggggagggctggggggcatcgagtgggtggctcgagccgtgccaggtgcagggtctgctggctgtgtgctggcaggcttgcacctggcacaggcaccgtagccagcccgtgcccctttaagaggtccggggcctggaggggggcagacgagtttccctggtgttggtcagagtggccaccaggaaaacctggggagggctagcctcccactagttcgaattaagggtctacacagcccttaattcgaactagtaagttcgaactaggcttaatcctcgtggaatgaggtttacctagttcgaactaagcgctccgttagttcgaattaagtttgaactagcggagcgctagtgtagcgcctattaaagttagttcgaactaacgtccgttagttcgaactaactttgtagcgtagacataccctcacttagctcctcaccagggacagactgtttcgaaatagcagtggAATGTCTACGTGGGCCTTATCTctcctgattggatccacctcgtcatctccagcctgattctggcctgcatagttatacctgtctctggaaatttccactacatgcatctgacgaagtgggtctttgcccacgaaagcttatgctccaacacttcagttagtctataaggtgccacaggactcctcgccgcttttgcagattcagactaacacggctacccctctgatacttggaacgtctacacaccccttatttcaaattaggtgttattcctcgtggaatgaggtttacagatttcagaataagccagccgttattttgaaataacgctagtaatctcgaaataatggtgcagtgtaccATTCTCCTTGTACAACGCACCCtttctccttgtacaatgagggttaaaagagtcggagtaagaattcctccagcttgacagtgtttcgacattatttcaaaataactgcctgctgtgtagatgcgaactaagttatttcaaaatgatgttagttattttgaaataacgttgctatGTAGTCATACCCATATGGAGTTTCTTACATCATGTGCTGCAGCCCCTGAGCCTGTCATGGTTGGAGAACATGGGAGAACATGGAGCATAAGTTTGATCCATGATTCAATTCCTATTTGGGAAACAAGCCAGATTTCCCCCATAGAAACATAGCCATGCTGTGCTGTTTTTTTGAGCTCAACAGAATGGTCATGACAGGTATAAGGGCCTTGGTATTTAGTGTTATGGACCTGCAACTCTGTTATCCCCCTTTTttgtacaacttttttttttttaagacaccCAGCTTTATCTGAGATGTAAGTTACAGAAGTTAGCTGGCAAGGGTAAGCAGAGCCATGTGTCACCAACTCAGCTGTTCACCCGTCGCATTCCTGGATATTGATGAAGTTTGCAAATGCTACCAAAACAAATGGGATCATAAGTAATGAATAGGAGAGGTCACTGATCCCGGCCAATCTGGATTGGGTGCTAAACCGGGTCAAAGAAACTAATACTTGTTCAAAAACAGCTACTCAGTTATCCCCATCTAGGAACACATGTAGGCAGTGCTTACAAGAAGGGGACAATTTTGAGATGCTCAATGACTCGGAGCAAGATCTGAGGCATGAAAGGATAATTAGCTACGCGTGAAATCACAGTGGTGACCCCGTGGTCAGAAGACCCAATGTGATCCTGGGATCATAACCATGGGCATCTTAAGGAGAAGTAGAGAAGTCATTTTACCTCTGTCTTtggcactgctgtgactgctgctgAAATTCTATGTCTAGTCCTGCTGTCCATGATTAAAGATGACTGCTGATACCCTGAAAAAGGGTTCAGAAGAGAATCGCAAGAACGAGTGACAGAGGCAAAGAGatcagtctgcatccaaatactcGCTTCCTCTTGCTTGATAGGTGGaccccatctctgcttagcaTAGAGCAGCCTCTCATGGTCAAAGAAGCCAAAGCCCTTTTGGTGACATCATCTTCgtagccaggcattcacctccaggatgcacctctctctgcttgGGCCCCTGCCTTTGACtggaaggattgaagagaatagtctataagtacctatgtcgtgaacaaatatttaataatattaGGGAGAACCAAAATTAATAATGggcttttcttcttcaagtgattgctcatgtccattccatgtaggtgtgcatACGCTGCCTGTACACccacatggaatggacatgagcaacacatctggaAGAACAATTGTTATGAAGGTACATAACTGTCTTTTCAGCCTAGCATGCCATGGTGTAATACAATCCAATGTCTACAACTTAAAGTaagggttgtacccacaaaagctcatgacaccatttacatgttttgttagttgttaaggtgctaccagactattggttgtttttcaagtttttccagtgACAGACTAACTCGGCGACCCCTCGGAAATATTTAAACATATTTAAACTCCTGATAACTAGTTCTTTTGCTGTTCTATgtctcttggattctgttatttccactccaactcatctgatgaagtgagtgttacccacgaaagctcatgtttaAACATTGAGAgcaattaatcattggaacaatttagccAGGGTCAGGGCGGATTCTTCCTGCAAATCAAGTTTGTAAGTTTCTCTAAAAGATCTGCCCTAGTAATAATTTTGAGGAAATTCTCAGGCCTGTGTATTACAGGCAAGATGATCACAATGCtcccttggaatctatgaacctGTTGTTAGAAAGAAACAGGTTACCCAGAGGCAGATGGGGTCACAGGGCACTTTGATTGCTGATACTCATTCTATCTTGGATCCTGCCTACCTGGGAAGCGAGTGAGCAACAAATTTAATCAAGTTACACCTTTTTATCTTAGTCTGCAAATACATTTAGTAATTCCCTCACTCTGGAGGCCTTAATTTAGCAGAGAGAACACCCATACAATGCATAATCATAACCATGTAATGGATATAATTATACCCGCCCCTGTTTAGTCTTCACAGCTTTTGAGCTGAGATCAGCAAGTTTCACATCACAACACTCCTGGCATCATCAGCATACAACGGGTACAGGAGATGTGACTCTGACTGTATAGTTCACAGAGGATAAGGGATAGGAAAGATAGCACTGCTAACACACAGGCCATTCATTAAAAGTCACATCTTGGGTACAGCTGTGTTCTGTCTAtcccaagcaagcaggaaaagaaaACTCAAAGCAAAGGTATGACTCAGTAGAAGCATTGTCTGCCCGTACCACGCCGTTACATATTCCAACACTTGTCACCGGGAGTCATCTGGCCTGCAAGCTTGTGCCTGAGCCTATTgaaggttttgtttgtttcatgACCAAGTAGAAATTAGTCCTAaaaggtgaagcaaaatgcaggacaatgtagcactttaaagactaacaagatggtttattagatgatgagctttcgtgggccagacccacttcctcagatcaaatagtggaagaaagtagtcacaaccatatataccaaaggatacaattaaaaaatgaacaaatatgaaaaggagaaatcacattgcagaacagaagggggatgcgggggggggggggggggggaagggggaggaaggaaggtaagtgtctgtgaattgctgatattaaaggtagggagagtgggatgtttgtgagttaatggtattacaggtgataattggggaaactgtcttggtaatgggtgagaaagttcaaatccttgttaagtccttgttggcaagtgtcgaattttaacatgaatgacagttcagaggattccctttcaagtgcagatgtaaaaggtctttgtagcagaatgcaggtggctaagtcatttagagagtgtcctttctggttaaagtggcaagaaactgttttctctttgtgatcttgtctgatatctgttttgtgggcattaattctttggcgaagtgtctgagatgtttgtccaatgtacattgctgagatgtttgtccaatgtacattgcagacggacactttcggcacatgatagcatagattatatttctggatgcgcaggaatatgtattcttgatcttataactcgcttggttaggtccaataatggtatcagcagaatgaatatgtggacaaagctggcaacggggtttgttgcaagggaaggtaccagggttggtattagtgtggtatgtcctgtggtggttggtaagaatcatcttgaggttaggtggttgtctataggagactatgggtctgtctcccagagcctctttgagtatggtatcctgttccaatataggctgtagtttattgataatgtgttggacaggtttaagttgggggttgtaggtgatgacaagtggtgttctattgttggttttcttgggtctgtcttgaagtagatggtttctaggtattcgtctggctctttcaatttgcttttttatttctctgggtgggtagctgagatttataaatgcttggtagagatcctgaagcttctggtctctgtcagtggggttagagcagatgcggttgtatcgaaggtgaacaatccactaagatcaacatacttcactgactacagtgaaagactctgcctcacactatccaagaaattaagaaaccacctgataagtattttatacaagaaacagaaaaccatcaagaatgacatttctaacttagatcgtctcatctcaagacaaacatccacaccgactgacaccttgcaagacttttgttccaccagacaagaaatctactatacacacttctattccctacaacaaagaaaagacaataaattttctaacgtgctccataccactggctacaacagcaactgcctcaacccaccgaataatattgttaacctctccagctacaaactcaatccagcagaagagtctgtcttgtcccggggtctctctttctgccccacgtcccccacaaactggatacaattttgtggtgaccttgaggctttttttcgccgcctccgtctccgagaatatttccaaaccaccactgaacatcaatctgacctaccagatcccccctaccaacaccaaaggaaaaataattctatatggactccccctgacggtcggaattacaatctggatttctatatacacagcttccgcaacaacgcacagactgacattattcgcaaacgacaacaagcgacacacaatcttagctgcgctgaacaccatgccatccagagtctcaaaaacaacctggacattgtaatcaaaccagctgacaaagggggtgctgtggtcattatgaataaggccgactataaccaggaggcaaccagacaactctcgaacaccacattttacaaacctctcccctctgaccccaccttggactaccaaaagaaactacactgtctccttaaaagcctccccacagctactcgggaacaaatcctcacagaatcaccttctgacccccgaccaggattgttctatctacttcccaagatccataaacctgggcaccccggacgtcccatcatctctggtattggcacgctcactactggtctatccagctatgtagacactcttctcaaacccttcgtaaccaatacccccagctatctccgagacactactgacttcctaaggaaactacaaaacatcgataacctccccaataataccatccttgccaccatggatgtagaagctctatataccaacatcccacatgaatacggattacaagcaattagaaacactatcccagaggacactactgccaacctgatagcagacctatgtaactttgttctcacccacaattatttccagtttgagaacaacttatacctccagatcagcggcacagccatgggtacacgcatggccccacagtatgctaacatctttatggctgacctagaacaacgtttcctcaactcccgtcccctttcacccctcctctacctacggtacatcgatgacatctttatgttctggacacatggccaagaaacactggagatattccacagagatttcaacaacctacaccccaccatcaacctcagcctggaccattctacacgacagatccacttcctggacaccaccgtacaaatcaacaatggaaaattagacaccactctctacagaaaacccaccgactcatacagttacctacatgcatccagctcccatccagaacacaccacacgatccatcgtctatagccaagcccttcgatacaaccgcatctgctgtaatcccactgacagagaccagaagcttcaggatctctaccaagcatttataaatctcaactacccacccagagaaataaaaaagcaaattgaaagagccagacgaatacctagaaaccatctacttcaagacagacccaagaaaaccaacaatagaacaccacttgtcatcacctacaacccccaacttaaacctgtccaacacattatcaataaactacagcctatattggaacaggataccatactcaaagaggctctgggagacagacccatagtctcctatagacaaccacctaacctcaagatgattcttaccaaccaccacaggacataccacactaataccaaccctggtaccttcccttgcaacaaaccccgttgccagcttttttttaattgtatcctttggtatatatggttgtgactactttcttccactatttgatctgaggaagtgggtctggcccacgaaagctcatcatctaataaaccatcttgttagtctctaaagtgctacattgtcctgcattttgcttcaactaccccagactaacacggctacatttctatcactatcctaaaAGGTGAAATTTTCATAGGACTGTGGCACTTTGgaaataacttaaaaaaacccaacaatgaGTGGTtccgtggcaccttaggctacgtcgacactgcagggtttttgcgcaaaaacttcttgcccaaaagcacatccacactgcacggatgcaaatggctatcagagcatctgtgctttttcggataggctctatttgcacaagaaacccctgcggagcatccacatgtgcttttttgtgcaagagctgtagtgcaaaaaggacttatgccttgtggaaggaggtttacctacaacGCAAAAACCCcactgttctgtcgattgactgtagattttctagtGCTTGAGGTGTGGTtgctccgcaggtttttgcacaaaaaccttttagtgtagacgtagccttagagactgacaaaaatatatgaagagtattatgagctttcgtgggcaagacccacttcctcagatgagatgacACGctaagtggctgtgtctagactgacaagtttttccagaaaatcagccgcttttccggaaaaacttgccagctgtctacactggccgcttgaatttccggaaaagcactgacgatctcatgtaagattgtcagtgattttccggaaatactatgctgctcccgttcaggcaaa
Protein-coding regions in this window:
- the LOC142829200 gene encoding olfactory receptor 52P1-like yields the protein MAIFNITPYDPSTFFLTGVPGLETAHIWISIPFSMCYIIGLLGNCTILFVVGKEQTLHKPMYLLLCMLALIEIGTSTSVVPKALCIFWFNLKGITVGGCLTQMFFHHAGSMTHSSVLVIMAFDRYVAICNPLRYATILSTPRIAKLGLVGVTRAVVFILPLPLLLSRQPFCANRFIPHTYCDHMAVAKMSCAEIAVNRTYGLVIAFVILGLDLMLIVLSYTLIIRAVLRISSRKAHQKALNTCTAHICVMLVSYPPGLFSTLVHRFGQGISPHIHIILANLYFLFPPMLNPIVYGVKNKELREKVGKYTRRIWVKLA